From the genome of Amycolatopsis sp. NBC_01488, one region includes:
- a CDS encoding ArsR/SmtB family transcription factor, which yields MTSAPPPEELDPDALKAVTHPLRRRILGVLSAGPATATKLAQALGENSGATSYHLRELARFGFVEDVPELARGKERWWRTRPRDIRWPRRSEQSAESRVLFDDMQRQGFEEDLEKLNRFAEKRDELPGDWPDALLYARGGTWLTAEELTQFWNDYMELFRRYWRAEDDRSPEARRVLVRLLAFPEPGE from the coding sequence ATGACCAGCGCTCCACCACCGGAAGAACTCGACCCGGACGCCCTCAAGGCCGTCACGCACCCGCTGCGTCGCCGGATACTCGGCGTGTTGTCGGCCGGCCCGGCGACGGCCACGAAGCTCGCACAGGCCCTGGGCGAGAACAGCGGCGCGACCAGCTACCACCTGCGGGAGCTGGCGCGGTTCGGGTTCGTCGAAGACGTCCCGGAGCTGGCGCGGGGCAAGGAACGGTGGTGGCGGACGCGGCCACGGGACATCCGCTGGCCGCGCCGCAGCGAGCAGAGCGCCGAGTCCCGGGTGCTGTTCGACGACATGCAGCGCCAGGGGTTCGAGGAAGACCTCGAGAAGCTCAACCGGTTCGCGGAAAAGCGGGACGAGCTGCCCGGCGACTGGCCGGACGCGCTGCTCTACGCACGCGGCGGCACCTGGCTCACCGCGGAGGAACTGACGCAGTTCTGGAACGACTACATGGAGCTGTTCCGGCGGTACTGGCGAGCCGAGGACGACCGGTCACCGGAAGCGCGGCGCGTGCTCGTGCGCCTGCTCGCGTTCCCGGAACCAGGGGAATGA